From the Conger conger chromosome 14, fConCon1.1, whole genome shotgun sequence genome, one window contains:
- the ccndbp1 gene encoding cyclin-D1-binding protein 1 homolog — MSADNTCPDVSVPLRNLLNSVQCIRDRVKDGESNESSGGFNLQNFWDTLSQAVKAASQEATKLSLSFSKPPLPSPQDCERLAESIQKSVLALSTVYYWLPKSQGMTLRRVVRDGTADVLDGLIQLIDIILSSPLQSLSQEQLTSTGGVWLSCDRFAHLPRDNQAAVLDVLLSCTAVVKDALEEMEQAQAESQDPFSDVLEEEDLVSRGNQDTYWSESDRQLLGPCRGLMKASAACLKKLSTAVKSNGNVGTAENIAQLDDLADIAKEISPSVDDLALSLYPPMDHSAVELNACRLASVLKKVLEITRASHVCVEAELSWVQFLDGAVDHNLQKAKTLAQACH; from the exons ATGAGCGCCGATAACACTTGTCCGGACGTATCGGTTCCCCTGAGGAATCTCTTAAATTCTGTACAGTGCATTCGGGACCGTGTTAAAG ATGGAGAGTCAAATGAATCAAGTGGTGGCTTTAACCTCCAGAATTTCTGGGATACGCTGA GCCAAGCAGTCAAAGCGGCTTCGCAAGAGGCCACAAAGCTCAGCCTTTCCTTCTCGAAGCCtcctctgccttctccacaG GACTGTGAGAGATTGGCCGAGTCCATTCAAAAAAGCGTCCTGGCTCTGTCCACAGTGTATTACTGGCTACCGAAGAGCCAAG gcatgACGCTGCGCAGAGTGGTCAGAGATGGGACGGCTGATGTTCTAGACGGCCTGATCCAGCTCATAGACATCATCCTCAGCTCTCCCTTACAGAG TTTGTCCCAGGAGCAGCTGACTTCTACGGGGGGTGTTTGGTTATCCTGTGACCGCTTTGCTCATTTGCCCCGAG ATAACCAGGCCGCTGTGCTGGACGTCCTGCTCTCCTGTACTGCAGTTGTGAAGGATGCCCTGGAGGAGATGGAGCAG GCCCAGGCAGAAAGCCAGGATCCTTTCAGTGATGTATTGGAGGAAGAGGACCTGGTTTCCCGGGGCAACCAGGATACATATTGGTCTGAGTCAGACCGGCAGCTCCTGGGTCCTTGCCGAGGTCTAATGAAGGCGTCCGCGGCTTGCCTGAAGAAGCTGTCCACCGCAGTAAAATCCAACGGGAACGTGGGCACCGCCGAGAACATTGCACAATTGGACGATCTCGCCGACATCGCCAAGGAAATCAGCCCCAG TGTGGATGACCTGGCCCTCAGCCTCTACCCACCTATGGATCATTCGGCAGTGGAGCTTAAC GCTTGCAGGCTGGCGTCGGTGTTGAAGAAGGTTCTGGAGATCACCAG agcgagccatgtgtgtgtggaggctgagctgagctgggtgCAGTTCCTGGACGGGGCTGTGGATCATAACCTGCAGAAGGCCAAAACCCTGGCACAGGCATGCCACTGA